In the genome of Longimicrobium sp., the window GTCGCCTTCCGGGGACGAGAGGGGGCGCACGCGGCGGTGCGTCTCGATCTCCACCCGCGGCACCAGACGGGCCGGGTCCACGATCGCGCGCAGCAGCACGGCGGGCTCGGTGTTCCCCGCGAAGAGCGCCGCGGGATCGCCTTCGACCCCGTCGAGCGCCACGATGCGCCCGTACTCGGCCTCGTGCCCGGTGCGGACGGCGAAGGTGGCGGCCCCGTGGCCGTGGTGGCGCACGCACGCCCAGGCGCCGCGGCGCTCCAGGTCGCCCTCTTCCGTGTCGAAGTAGACGTCGCGGAACGAGGCGGTGCGCGTGGGCCCCGCCGCCAGCGTGTCGGGGGCGGGGTCCGTGGCGATGCGGTCCAGCGCGCCGGGGGTGCCCGGCTCGTACCGGCTGGAGGCGGGGCCGTCGGGAAGCGGGGCGTCGTGGTGCATCGTGCTCAGAACGGCAGTCCCATCCGAAGGTACACGACGTTGTCTTCGCCGCGGGCGTACACCACGCTCACGGCCTGCTGGCGGAAGCGGAAGAAGGCGCCGGCGCCCACGGCCGTGTGCCAGCCGCCTTCGTCGGAGCCGCCGTACCAGACGCGGCCGGCGTCGGCCAGGGCGATGACGCCCAGGTCGCCGCGCACCAGCAGGTTGGCGCGGGTGAGCACGGTGCGCAGCTCGGCCCCGCCGAACGCGGCCCGGTCGCCGGCGAAGCGCTGCATGGCGTGGCCGCGCAGCGAGGGCGAGCCGCCGATGAACGACGCGTACTGGAGGGGAAAGTAGCCCCACGTCGCCTGGGCCCCGGCCCGCAGCGCCAGCACGGGCCCGCGCCCGGCGGACAGGTACGCCGTCCCCACGCCGCCCGCCCGGGCGAACCCGCCGCGGTCGGCCTCGTCGAACAGGGCGTCGGCCACGCCGGGAAACACGTCCGCGTTGGCCGCCAGGGTGAACCCGCGGCGGGGATACGTCAGGTCGTCGCGCCCCTCCCAGTACGCCGCCCCGCGCGCGCCCACGTCGAAGAAGGTGTCCGTCCCGTGCACGTCGTCGCTGTCGAGGGCGGCCGCCGGCGTGCCGGACCGCACCTCGGGATCGGTGTAGCGCCCCACCAGCGCCGTGGTGACGGTGAATCGCTCGGAGAACGGCACCACCAGCGTGGGCTCCACCAGCAGCTGGCGCTCCCAGACGATGTAGTCGCGCCGCCCCAGCCCCGGCTGCTGCTCGGTGTCGTTGCCGAAGCCGTAGAACGCCGTCGCCTCCAGGTCAGACGCACGGGCGAAGAGGCCGCCGGAGACGGCGCTTCCCGTCGCCCGCCGGGCGGCGAACGCCTCCACGCCGAAGCGGCCGTACAGGGGCGCCCACAGCCCGCGCGCCCACCAGCGCGTGGCCCAGGGATAGCGCCGGAAGCCGTAGCGCGTGTGCGACGGCCCGCCGCCGATCACCAGGTCGGCGTAGGGGCGGACGGCGGCGTAGGGCGCGAACAGGGCGCTGCTCGCGCCCCAGTCGCGCGGGGGATCGATCCCCTCGCCCCGGGGTGCCTCCAGTGCCTCGTACTCGCGCGTGTCGACCACCACGCCGGGGCCTGCGGGAAAGCGGTTATGCCCGCGGTCGTCGTAGATGACGGTGCGCGCGCCGCGGCTCTCGTTCTCGTACACGTCGTCCCCGCCGCCGCCCAGCAGCCGGACCAGGATCGGACCCTGGCCGCGGATGACGGCGCGGTCGTCGCCGCCGTGCATCCACACCCGCACCTCGCGCGTTTCGTTCGCGGCGAAGCGGCGGCGGAAGTGCGGCTCGCCAAGCGTGCCGTTCGTCCCCGCATGGATGCGCACCTCCAGCGTGTCGCCCATGTGGTCGATGACCACCGTTTCCGCCGCGTCGGTGCCATAGACCTCGGGCTCGCGGGCCAGGAGCGCGTAGAACTCCGCCGCCGCGGCGGGAAGCGCGTCGCGGCGCGCGCGCAGGGTACGTTCGATCTCTTCGCAGCGCAGGGCGCAGTGCTCCGCCGGGATCAGGCGCACGGCCTGGGCGATCAGGGGGTCCGTCAGCCGGGCGCGGAGGGCGG includes:
- a CDS encoding BamA/TamA family outer membrane protein, translated to AALPGAAFAQDSTIVVPGPEYGAGSTRAFLLGTSYRDLWTTPVRVPVLNLRTFAGGLTPTERGGGNQTVSLRFRGADGKEYAFRSVNKRQWRAQEADLRGTVVGRVLQDQVSSQQPSGLVVSGRLMDATGALHVDPVLFVMPDDPRLGEFRQEFAGMLGTVEERPAAPYAGAAEVEGTENMLKALEEGPGNRLADEEFLTVRLLDLVMNDWDRHADQYRWAGIDSGGVRVWRPIPRDRDYVFVDYDGFLIGLARSALDKAVAFGPAPETLGLVDQGIEVDRRMLGELDRADWDSVTAALRARLTDPLIAQAVRLIPAEHCALRCEEIERTLRARRDALPAAAAEFYALLAREPEVYGTDAAETVVIDHMGDTLEVRIHAGTNGTLGEPHFRRRFAANETREVRVWMHGGDDRAVIRGQGPILVRLLGGGGDDVYENESRGARTVIYDDRGHNRFPAGPGVVVDTREYEALEAPRGEGIDPPRDWGASSALFAPYAAVRPYADLVIGGGPSHTRYGFRRYPWATRWWARGLWAPLYGRFGVEAFAARRATGSAVSGGLFARASDLEATAFYGFGNDTEQQPGLGRRDYIVWERQLLVEPTLVVPFSERFTVTTALVGRYTDPEVRSGTPAAALDSDDVHGTDTFFDVGARGAAYWEGRDDLTYPRRGFTLAANADVFPGVADALFDEADRGGFARAGGVGTAYLSAGRGPVLALRAGAQATWGYFPLQYASFIGGSPSLRGHAMQRFAGDRAAFGGAELRTVLTRANLLVRGDLGVIALADAGRVWYGGSDEGGWHTAVGAGAFFRFRQQAVSVVYARGEDNVVYLRMGLPF